Proteins encoded together in one Monomorium pharaonis isolate MP-MQ-018 chromosome 8, ASM1337386v2, whole genome shotgun sequence window:
- the LOC118646852 gene encoding uncharacterized protein LOC118646852 produces the protein MLQFNPYNVIFLLAITFNGLDYPNTPITSQERRVNEKIEHMLLEIKNEEQFQLEEEETLDFYDEYEVPEAEKVDLLEADEEKIYFPEEVICDSVEKTISNDYKRQAVEYWKSGKTKPRSLEGVKQKFRQVTSIRQLRRWENYFIQGGSRPEKLKKISQYTLDHFNEALERKIIIHDIDIARWAFQAQNEENVAGFKASEKWVQRFKKAHNIVSRKITKFVTKKSLLSKPDLENKCETFIANVKYYINRFGVENIYNSDQSGFQLEFHSGRTLAQKGIKNVESTVQSISATTHSYTIQPTISADGRLLSPLFIVLKEITGTFGPRVQETLFNAPNIFVTASKSGKLTSNHVKTWLKEVFFPNVGPQSVLLLDSWSGHCPNIVSETKPDSATDIVFLTIPAGTTGKIQPLDVYGFRLWKNFIKYFSDTIMLLNLALDLHNRNNILKLQSLTHHQFSSPRFQNIFKYAWTKSGYVENAYDEYLQVIPIEFETPVDFCFKKNSKVKCDLCDEIGHIDLYNLFLV, from the coding sequence atgCTGCAATTTAATCCATataatgtgatatttttactCGCTATAACTTTCAATGGTTTGGATTATCCGAACACTCCGATAACATCGCAGGAAAGACGAGtgaatgaaaaaattgaacatatgctattagaaataaaaaatgaagaacaatttcaattagaagaggaagaaactttagatttttatGATGAGTATGAGGTGCCAGAAGCGGAAAAAGTTGATTTATTAGAAGCggatgaagaaaaaatctattttccaGAAGAAGTTATTTGTGATTCAGTTgaaaaaacaatatcaaatGACTATAAGAGGCAAGCTGTGGAATACTGGAAAAGTGGTAAGACAAAACCAAGATCGCTTGAAGGAGTTAAGCAAAAATTTAGACAAGTTACATCGATACGACAATTACGACGATGGGAAAACTATTTCATCCAAGGTGGTAGTAGgccagaaaaattaaaaaaaatttctcaatacACATTAGACCATTTTAATGAAGCacttgaaagaaaaatcatcATTCATGACATTGACATCGCTCGATGGGCTTTTCAAGcacaaaatgaagaaaatgtgGCAGGATTTAAAGCTTCAGAGAAATGGgtacaaagatttaaaaaagcacataatattgtatctagaaaaataacaaaatttgttacaaaaaagtcTCTATTATCAAAACctgatttagaaaataaatgcgAGACATTTATTGcaaacgtaaaatattatattaatcgatttggcgtggaaaatatttataattcagaTCAGAGTGGATTTCAGTTAGAATTTCATTCTGGTCGTACTTTAGCTCAAAAAGGTATTAAAAACGTAGAATCTACAGTACAGTCTATATCAGCAACCACGCATAGCTATACAATTCAACCGACTATTTCGGCTGATGGTAGATTATTATCACCTCTTTTCatagtattaaaagaaattacagGAACATTTGGTCCGAGAGTACAAGAAACATTATTCAACGCGCCTAATATCTTTGTTACGGCTTCAAAGTCAGGCAAATTAACATCAAATCATGTAAAAACTTGGCTAAAGGAAGTATTTTTTCCGAATGTCGGGCCACAATCAGTATTGTTGTTAGATTCGTGGAGTGGACATTGTCCTAACATAGTTTCAGAAACTAAACCAGATTCTGCAACAGATATTGTTTTCCTAACTATTCCAGCCGGTACAACGGGAAAAATACAACCATTAGACGTATACGGATTTCGATTGTGgaagaatttcattaaatacttttctgaTACTATTATGTTGTTAAATCTGGCTTTAGATCttcataatagaaataatatcttgaaattacAATCATTAACACACCATCAATTCTCGTCGCCCaggtttcaaaatatatttaaatatgcgtGGACTAAAAGTGGGTACGTAGAGAATGCATACGATGAATACCTGCAAGTTATACCGATAGAATTTGAAACACCAGTagacttttgttttaaaaagaattctaaagTAAAATGCGATCTTTGTGACGAAATAGGTCACATAGATCTTTATAACTTGTTCTTGGTGTAG